The Pseudodesulfovibrio sediminis genome includes the window GGAGTTGAGGCCGAGAATGAGGCTGTCGCCAAGGGCGCGGGCGCGCGTGAGCAGGTCCACGTGACCGGCATGCAGGATATCAAAGCAGCCATTGGTGAACACGAGCTTGTGGCCGGGCATGAAATCCGCCTTCCTTTTGAGGAAGGTACGGATGGACATGAGTTTGGAGTTTTCCGGTAAGGACATGATAGTTTCCTGTTATTTGCCGCAGGCCGTGCGAGTGGGCACGTTCTTGGGTTTGAGCTTACTGGTGTCGTGGAAGAGCATCAGCTCGAACCAGTCCATGGCGAACGAGAGACAGACGAACTCGTCTTCAAGTATGGCTTTCTGACGTTTTTCATCCACTTCGACACGGGCGAAGAGCTGCATTTTTTCGATGAACCGCTGAAACTCGTCGATTTTATACATGGCAAGAGTCGCCATGTGGCTCATCTTGTCGGACACGGGATGGCCACCCTGTTTGACGCGGGAGAGGATGTTCATATAGCGGTCATTGCTGGCCGTATACTCTCTGAATCCCTGATCTTCTTTCCATGAAGCACCGGTCCATTCGTCCTTTTCGAGAAAACCGCGACAGTGGTCTTCCTTGACGATGAAGAATTGTTCGCTAACGCCGCCTTTGCCATCGGGCTTGGTGGCGCGACCCAGCGGGTACATGCGACAGGCACCGGGACGATCTTCGTAGATACGACAGCCCTGTTCAGTGACAAATGCGCAGGTGCGGGCGGCGCTATCGGTCATACGGAACTTGAACACCGGAAAGTTGGTGTCAGGTGCGCGATGGCCGGTGGTGTGGACGCGCAGAAAATCGATGCTGGACATCTTGAGTGCCGAGCGCATACGCAGGATATCGTAGGGCGTCAGAATCATGTCGAGATCGGAGCAGCAGGCATTGAAGCACTCGATTCCGGGGTAGCATTTGAAGCAATATGTCTTGCCTTCCTCAAGCTCCGGCAGGGAGTCGAGGAATTCCTTGGTTTCATCACTGTGCATGGTGTATTCTCCGGGGCGCTCGCCCCAATTCTTTTCCGGTGAGGATATCCGCCATCAGCCGGTGGCTTTTCCTAGCACCAGAGCGGACAGAACGCAAAGGGAGCGTTCTGCCTGGGTTGCTTCGGACAGCGGGCCTTTTTGATATATGGAAGCTGACCTTGGCAGCGATGAAGAATGAAGAAGCGCACCTGCGGTGCGAGAGCCATTGTTGGGTGGCAGACGCCACCCAAATCATTCCATGCCCTTCGCGGGCGGCGGTCTCTTTGTGAGGAGCAAAAAGAGACGCAAAAAGCTCCATGCTGGAGTAATAATAGGTTGTCCTTCCCGTAACTCGCCGGGGTGAGTTGATGCATTCGAATAGCCTAACCGGAGCCGCTGCCCTTTCGTTGTCAACTTCTAAGCCTTACAAACAGGGCTATGTTAGAACGAATTGAGCAAAAAACATTCGGTTTCCAAGGCTGCCCACTAGGCTACCGACAGCTTAAAAATCTACGCCACACACACCAAAAAAGAACCTTCTTCAGTGACGAGCAATCGGAAGCGAACCTTAGAGCCTGTCTCGGGCGACGCAGCGCAGCCCGACTGCGTTTGCGGCGGCAGACATCCTGTCGGGCAGTGGAGTCGCCTACAGGCTCTTGGGTCACTTCCTCGATCACAGACAAAAAAAGCGCTTTTTGCCTCCTTTTTGCCGCTTAGCAAAAAGCAGGTCGCCGTAAAGGCGAAACCTTTTAAATAAATTTAGTTTGAACTATCACCGCGTAGCGCGCATACCATAATAAAAACGAAATCCTCCTTCCCCATAAAGAAAGGCGGTTTTAAAATATACTGTTGCTTTTTACGTAAACGGTCTTAAGTCTTAAGCATCCGGCTCATTGTAACTGTAGGGGGTATACGATGCAGCAAAAGGAAATATCAGGACTTATTCAGATTTTTGAAAGGCTGAATACTGAGGGGCAGCGGGATTTCTTTAACTACATCAGACGAATGCTTGGTGAATTGCTTCCCATTTCTGACCATTTGAAAGCCATACGCGAAACAAGATTCGCGGAAGGCTTCACCTGCCCTCACTGCGGTGGCGAGAAGGTTAAGCGCAACGGGACTTACAATAACCGGCAACGTTACCTTTGTTATAGCTGTAGGAAAACCTTCAATGATTGGACCGGCACACCCATGGCTGGCACTCACTACCCAGAGCGCTGGATGGAATATATCCAGTTGATGCTCGAAGGGAAGACCCTGAAGCAGTGCGCCAAAGCACTTGAAATCAGCATCCCGACAGCCTTTTACTGGCGGCACAAGGTGCTGAACGCCTTGCTGCGATTGGGGGATGGCAATTTGCTTTCAGGTATCGTTGAGGCCGACGAGACCTACTTTCTTGAATCCTTCAAGGGCAAACGCAATCTGACCATCAGAAAACCACGTAAGCGTGGTGGCAAGGCCTCAAAGCGAGGAATCTCCAATGAGCAGGTAGCCGTAATGGTAGCCATCTCAAGGGATGGCGGAATAGTATGCAGGACGTCGGGCCAAGGCGGGACAACGCCTCCCAAAATTCATGCCTCTGTGGGGCACAGCCCTGGATAGCAATGCGATCCTTGTCACTGAGAGCATGTTGCAATCAATCCGAACAAGGGAATTCGCAAAATTGGGAATCTATCATATCCATAGGGCCAACGGCTATCACTCTCGGCTCAAGAAATGGATGCGTCGTTTCAACGGGGTGGCAACCAAGTACCTGAATCATTATTTGTTTTGGTTCAAGCTGTTGGAGCAAAGCAAAGACTTGGGAGACAGGAGTAGGCGAGAGAAACTATTATTGACAGCTTGTCGCAAGCCACAGAAATTACACACAAGTGACTTTCCAATGTCAGCTGCGGCTTAGTTAATCACTGTTAAAGATAAATCGGCTCTCTTACTCCACCAGAATTATACCTAAAGTTAGCCTTGTTTGTCTCTTCATAGCTTATTTCAGATTTGATCACTATAATCCCTGTTGTTAAGACTGTTCCAACTAATCTCCCATTGAAAAAACAGTCCCATGTATGCCCATGACTAGGAATCAAAACCCCATTTTCGTGATAACTAACTGAGGGTAAATAGCCTGAAGCTAAAGAATAAATGAAAGGAATGGGCTCTGTATATGACGGCTGTGTAATCCTTTTGGTGTGAGGAGCATCACAATCATCTCCAGCGCAGACAGAGTCTCGAGTAAGCTCAATACGAACTGTTGGCCTATCTTTTAATGTTGAAAATTGTTTCTCCATATACAATCCTTTGGTTTTCCGAGTCGAATGAGGCACTAATCTAAGGCTTTGTATGAAAGCATGGCACCACCACATGATTTTCGACTTCATATCCACCGCATGAGTTCTTGATTTCATCTTACTAAAAGCACATTATTCATAGCGATTAATAAAGCAACATTTTTCTTAAAAACCGCCTAAAGAAAAGACCGGAAGGACACTATCCTCCCGGTCTTTTCTTTTATTCTTTCTATTCAGAAAACAGGGTCAATCCACTTAGATGACTTTGTTCAAAGGATACTCGATGATACCCTCAGCACCAAACTCGACCAGTCTGGGGATCAGATCGCGAACGATCATCTCCTCAACCATGATCTCGACGGACAACCAGTTGGGGTCCTGCAACTCGGCCACGGTGGGGGAGTTGAGAGACGGCAGGGAACCGTTGAGGTCAGCCAGCTTGTCCTTGGGCAGGTTCATCTTGAGGCCGACCATCTTGCCAGCACGCAGGGCGCCCTGAAGCAACATGTTGATCTCTTCGATGAGCTTGCGCTTCTTGGGATCGGCCCAGGCTTCCTTGTTGGCGATGATCTGGGTGTTGGTCTGCATCAGCTCTGCGATGATACGCAGGCCATTTGCCTTGATGGTGGTGCCGGTCTCTGTGATCTCGACGATACCGTCGCACAATCCCTCAATGACCTTGGCCTCGGTGGTGCCCCAGGAGAAGGACACATCAACGTCGATGTCCTGGGAGGCAA containing:
- the hisG gene encoding ATP phosphoribosyltransferase is translated as MSEQFLRLGVPKGSLQDATIKLFEKAGWKIKLHNRNYFPDIDDDRIKCSLARAQEMSMYVENGTFDVGLTGLDWIRENKSDVVVVDDLIYSKVSNRKARWVLCVNGDSPYQRPEDLNGKKISTELMGFTKEYFASQDIDVDVSFSWGTTEAKVIEGLCDGIVEITETGTTIKANGLRIIAELMQTNTQIIANKEAWADPKKRKLIEEINMLLQGALRAGKMVGLKMNLPKDKLADLNGSLPSLNSPTVAELQDPNWLSVEIMVEEMIVRDLIPRLVEFGAEGIIEYPLNKVI
- a CDS encoding YkgJ family cysteine cluster protein → MHSDETKEFLDSLPELEEGKTYCFKCYPGIECFNACCSDLDMILTPYDILRMRSALKMSSIDFLRVHTTGHRAPDTNFPVFKFRMTDSAARTCAFVTEQGCRIYEDRPGACRMYPLGRATKPDGKGGVSEQFFIVKEDHCRGFLEKDEWTGASWKEDQGFREYTASNDRYMNILSRVKQGGHPVSDKMSHMATLAMYKIDEFQRFIEKMQLFARVEVDEKRQKAILEDEFVCLSFAMDWFELMLFHDTSKLKPKNVPTRTACGK